A genome region from Camelina sativa cultivar DH55 chromosome 10, Cs, whole genome shotgun sequence includes the following:
- the LOC104718240 gene encoding transcription factor bHLH36-like: MEPSHSNTAQSRRSVDRKTVEKNRRMQMKSLYSELTSLLPHHSSREPLTLPDQLDEAANYIKKLQVNVEKKRERKSKLVATANSEKLNSAGSSLVSSSVDVSVPRKLPRIEIQESGSIFHIFLVTSLEHKFMFCEIVRVLTEELGAEITHAGYSIVEDAVFHTLHCKVEECDYGARSQIPERLEKFVNSVN, from the exons ATGGAGCCGAGCCATTCAAACACCGCTCAATCAAGAAGATCTGTAGATCGCAAAACAGTTGAGAAAAATAGAAGGATGCAAATGAAATCTCTCTACTCAGAACTCACCTCTCTTCTTCCCCATcattcttctagg gAGCCTTTAACACTGCCTGATCAGCTAGATGAAGCTGCGAACTACATCAAGAAGCTACAAGTGAACgtggagaaaaagagagaaaggaaaagcaAACTTGTTGCGACTGCAAATTCCGAGAAGTTGAATTCCGCTGGATCTTCGTTGGTTTCTTCGAGTGTCGACGTCTCCGTGCCTAGAAAGCTGCCTAGAATCGAGATTCAAGAATCCGGTTCGATTTTTCACATATTTCTCGTGACAAGCTTGGAACACAAGTTTATGTTCTGTGAGATCGTTCGTGTTCTCACTGAGGAACTAGGAGCTGAGATCACACATGCTGGATACTCCATTGTTGAGGATGCCGTCTTCCACACTCTTCATTGCAAG GTGGAAGAGTGTGATTACGGAGCTAGGAGTCAAATTCCTGAAAGACTGGAGAAATTTGTGAACagtgttaattaa